In one window of Thermus aquaticus DNA:
- a CDS encoding aldehyde ferredoxin oxidoreductase C-terminal domain-containing protein, with amino-acid sequence MWRSLQLDLKAKKAFWQEVAPEEVAFGGRYRTGRILLEREAHRFDPLSPENPLVFAVGPLAGTGFSNANRTSVGTRSPLTLGIKEANGGGTFGYALGQMKLAWLVLEGQSEDWVVLRLTRSGEVFFDPAEDLLGLGNFAAAKKLFAAYGERIAFALMGPVGERLGLLSGIAFSDIDGRPSRLAARGGVGAVMGLKRVKAIVVEVPGKAEIWDKPKVLEAVRRYARLLREDPLVMQFYNAIGTMGMADFQNAFGGLPVRNFREGRLSPPEAFRMGGQHIAPLNKSRGGKHTHACMPGCVIQCSNVIVDEKGEEVVSPLEYETIGLLGTNCGLPDPDGLARLNRLANDLGIDTIETGASLALFMEKGLADWGDYAFMEERLRSLYQDGEEARLLAQGTARLGEALGVERVPVIKRQAISAYDPRVVEATGITMMITAQGADHTAGNAPRLETRAMKVEEVLEASYTAQVNAAANDALGLCVFGGSVTNKEVAFVVEAVNAALGTRLTPEFWREVGEGVLRLEHRFNHLAGFTHQDDRLPRFFYEEPVPPKGYTARFTPEDLTPLYERLHQGS; translated from the coding sequence GTGTGGCGGTCTTTACAGCTTGACCTGAAGGCGAAAAAGGCGTTTTGGCAGGAGGTGGCCCCGGAGGAGGTGGCCTTCGGGGGGCGGTACCGCACAGGCAGGATCCTGCTGGAGCGGGAGGCCCACCGCTTTGACCCCCTCTCCCCGGAGAACCCCCTGGTCTTCGCCGTGGGGCCCCTGGCGGGCACGGGGTTTTCCAACGCCAACCGCACCAGCGTGGGCACCCGGAGCCCCCTCACCCTGGGCATCAAGGAGGCCAACGGCGGGGGCACCTTCGGCTACGCCCTGGGGCAGATGAAGCTGGCCTGGCTGGTCCTCGAGGGCCAGAGCGAGGACTGGGTGGTCCTCCGCCTTACCAGGTCGGGGGAGGTCTTCTTTGACCCGGCTGAAGACCTCCTCGGCCTTGGTAACTTCGCCGCCGCCAAAAAGCTCTTCGCCGCCTACGGGGAGCGGATCGCCTTCGCCCTTATGGGGCCTGTGGGGGAGAGGCTTGGGCTTCTTTCCGGCATCGCCTTCTCCGACATAGACGGGCGCCCCTCCCGCCTGGCGGCCCGGGGCGGCGTGGGGGCGGTGATGGGCCTGAAAAGGGTCAAGGCTATCGTGGTGGAGGTGCCGGGGAAGGCGGAGATCTGGGATAAGCCCAAGGTGCTGGAGGCCGTCCGCCGCTACGCCAGGCTCCTCCGGGAGGACCCCCTGGTCATGCAGTTTTACAACGCCATCGGCACCATGGGCATGGCCGACTTCCAGAACGCCTTCGGCGGCCTGCCCGTGCGCAACTTCCGCGAGGGGCGGCTTTCTCCACCGGAGGCCTTCCGCATGGGCGGGCAGCACATCGCCCCCCTCAACAAGAGCCGGGGCGGCAAGCACACCCACGCCTGCATGCCGGGGTGCGTCATCCAGTGCTCCAACGTGATCGTGGACGAGAAGGGGGAGGAGGTGGTCTCCCCCCTGGAGTACGAGACCATCGGCCTCCTCGGCACCAACTGCGGCCTCCCCGACCCCGATGGGCTGGCCCGCCTCAACCGCCTGGCCAACGACCTGGGCATAGACACCATTGAGACCGGGGCCAGCCTGGCCCTCTTCATGGAGAAGGGCCTGGCCGACTGGGGGGACTACGCCTTCATGGAGGAGAGGCTCCGCTCCCTTTACCAAGACGGCGAGGAGGCCCGCCTCCTGGCCCAGGGGACGGCCCGGCTAGGGGAGGCCCTGGGCGTGGAAAGGGTTCCCGTCATCAAGCGGCAGGCCATCTCCGCCTATGACCCCCGGGTGGTGGAGGCCACGGGCATCACCATGATGATCACCGCCCAGGGGGCGGACCACACGGCCGGCAACGCGCCCAGGCTGGAGACCCGGGCCATGAAGGTGGAGGAGGTCCTCGAGGCCAGCTACACCGCCCAGGTGAACGCCGCCGCCAACGACGCCCTGGGCCTTTGCGTCTTCGGGGGAAGCGTCACCAACAAGGAGGTGGCCTTCGTGGTGGAGGCGGTGAACGCCGCCCTTGGCACCCGCCTCACCCCGGAGTTCTGGCGGGAGGTGGGGGAGGGGGTCTTGAGGCTGGAGCACCGCTTCAACCACCTGGCGGGCTTCACCCACCAGGACGACCGCCTCCCCCGCTTCTTCTATGAGGAGCCCGTGCCCCCCAAGGGGTACACGGCCCGCTTCACCCCCGAGGACCTCACGCCCCTTTACGAGAGGCTCCACCAGGGGTCGTAA